One genomic window of Arachis stenosperma cultivar V10309 chromosome 10, arast.V10309.gnm1.PFL2, whole genome shotgun sequence includes the following:
- the LOC130955452 gene encoding alcohol dehydrogenase 1-like has translation MTNGGVDRIVECTGSLSAMISAFECVHDGWGVAVLVGVPNKDDAFKTHPINLLNEKTLKGTFFGNYKPPCDLPSVVEMYMNKELELEKFITHEVPFSEINKA, from the exons ATGACCAATGGTGGTGTCGATCGGATTGTTGAGTGTACCGGAAGCCTTAGTGCTATGATCTCTGCATTCGAATGCGTCCATGAT GGATGGGGTGTTGCTGTGCTTGTTGGTGTGCCAAACAAAGATGATGCGTTCAAAACACATCCAATCAATCTCTTGAATGAGAAGACTCTAAAGGGTACTTTCTTTGGTAACTATAAGCCACCTTGTGATCTCCCATCAGTGGTGGAAATGTACATGAACAAG GAACTTGAACTGGAGAAGTTTATCACACATGAAGTGCCATTCTCAGAAATCAACAAGGCCTAA
- the LOC130956295 gene encoding protein NLP8-like, with translation MEDKFFSEGEGIGYWTPPGAQFDGPSMIDNGIKNLVSEEMLDNLPDLMNFNNLAGWGNIPCVTDHNLDNGISSLASMPYSPPDAFSLVEQDNDPYFMTKDCGNYNAIETSLGFDEKAVLQQLETQLGLSEDANDMNNINESLQELSAADMGNCLVPRPFAWSLNERMLRAMDLFKELVGDGILTQVWAPMRHGNDFILSTSEQPYLLDHMLAGYRDVSREFTFSAEDKPGSFPGLPGRVFISQIPEWTSNVGYYNKSEFLRVEHAIHHEVRGSIAVPIIDTLAEPPCCAVLELVTTKEKPDFDKELEIVSSALQLVNLRTTTPPRLMSQCLSNNKRAALTEIIDVLRALCHAYSLPLALTWIPCCYTEGVGDEASRIRIKDGGKIPGEKTVLCIEESACYINDIVVGGFVHACVEHYLEEGQGVAGKALQSNRPFFYSDVKAYNISAYPLVHHARKYKLNAAVAVRLRSIHTNDDDYIIEFFLPVNMNGSEEQQLLLNNLSDTMQRMCQSLRTVSDAELYGIEGSQVQFSKEEGSHMAPDGDHDSVQPMSLTNNETEAAHNQAMDGSRKQIEKKKSPAEKNISSSVLQQYFSGSLKDAAKSLGVCPTTLKKICRQHGISRWPSRKINKVNRSLKKIQTVLDSVKGVEGGLKFDPYKGGFMSGGSSNQEINAHKSSLFRKKCSVKYPDPAAGSKDSKPIAMDDGGLRQEPFPVSILESSWCDIAYHSPNTLVADEMADKLGEHHNPTTSSMSDSSNGSGSILRGSRKFENRKHLKAKSPCVDNGSKIVVKAAYGEDIFRFKFDPAAGCLQLYEEVATRFKLQIGSFQLKYLDDDEEWVRMVNDSDLKECMKILDDHGTRAVKFLVLDIPSGLSSRGSNT, from the exons ATGGAAGATAAGTTTTTCTCTGAGGGAGAGGGAATTGGGTATTGGACACCTCCTGGCGCTCAATTCGATGGACCAAGCATGATAGACAACGGAATAAAAAATCTTGTATCAGAGGAGATGCTTGACAACCTCcctgatctcatgaacttcaaTAACCTTGCTGGTTGGGGTAATATTCCATGTGTGACTGATCATAATTTAGATAATGGAATTTCATCACTTGCCTCTATGCCGTATTCTCCACCTGATGCATTCAGTTTAGTGGAACAGGACAATGATCCATACTTTATGACAAAAGATTGTGGAAATTATAATGCTATTGAAACCTCCTTGGGTTTCGATGAGAAGGCTGTGTTACAGCAATTGGAGACCCAACTTGGGTTGTCAGAAGATGCAAATGATATGAATAACATAAATGAATCACTTCAAGAATTGAGTGCTGCTGACATGGGAAATTGCTTGGTGCCTAGACCATTTGCTTGGTCGCTTAATGAGAGAATGCTGAGGGCTATGGACTTGTTTAAGGAATTAGTTGGTGATGGAATATTGACACAAGTTTGGGCACCAATGAGGCATGGTAATGACTTCATCTTAAGCACAAGTGAGCAACCCTATTTGCTAGATCACATGCTAGCTGGATATCGAGACGTGTCGAGGGAATTTACCTTTTCTGCTGAAGATAAACCAGGGTCTTTTCCAGGGCTTCCCGGACGTGTGTTTATCTCCCAAATTCCTGAATGGACCTCCAATGTTGGGTACTACAATAAAAGTGAGTTCCTGAGGGTGGAGCATGCAATTCATCACGAGGTTCGTGGATCAATTGCGGTTCCCATAATTGATACGCTCGCTGAACCACCTTGTTGTGCTGTACTAGAACTTGTCACTACAAAGGAAAAGCCTGATTTTGACAAAGAACTAGAAATTGTTAGCAGTGCACTCCAG CTTGTTAATTTAAGGACTACTACGCCTCCAAGACTTATGTCCCAG TGTCTATCAAATAACAAAAGAGCAGCTTTAACAGAGATAATTGATGTGTTGCGAGCTTTGTGTCATGCGTATAGTTTGCCACTGGCATTGACATGGATCCCCTGTTGTTATACTGAGGGAGTAGGAGATGAAGCTTCAAGAATACGGATTAAAGATGGGGGTAAAATTCCTGGTGAAAAAACTGTACTATGCATTGAAGAATCAGCTTGCTATATAAATGATATTGTGGTAGGAGGATTTGTTCATGCATGTGTTGAACATTATCTCGAGGAAGGGCAAGGTGTAGCTGGGAAAGCTCTTCAATCAAATCGTCCATTCTTCTATTCCGATGTGAAGGCCTATAATATTAGTGCATATCCCCTTGTTCACCATGCGCGAAAATATAAGTTGAATGCTGCCGTTGCAGTCAGGCTAAGGAGTATTCATACCAATGATGATGATTACATAATAGAATTCTTTCTACCTGTCAATATGAATGGAAGTGAAGAACAGCAACTTTTATTAAACAATCTATCAGATACTATGCAGAGAATGTGTCAGAGTTTGAGGACAGTTTCGGATGCTGAATTATACGGGATAGAAGGTTCGCAAGTGCAGTTTTCAAAGGAAGAAGGCTCTCATATGGCGCCGGATGGTGACCATGATTCGGTCCAGCCTATGTCATTGACAAACAATGAAACTGAAGCTGCTCATAACCAG GCAATGGATGGATCAAGAAAGCAgattgagaaaaagaaaagtccAGCGGAGAAGAATATTAGCTCGAGTGTTCTCCAGCAATATTTCTCCGGTAGTCTTAAAGATGCGGCTAAAAGCCTTGGTG TTTGCCCAACAACCCTGAAAAAGATATGCAGGCAACACGGAATTTCAAGATGGCCATCGCGCAAGATCAATAAAGTTAATCGTTcgttaaaaaaaatacaaaccGTGCTTGACTCAGTCAAGGGTGTGGAAGGAGGACTGAAGTTTGATCCTTACAAGGGGGGATTTATGTCGGGAGGATCAAGCAACCAAGAAATTAATGCACATAAAAGTTCTCTCTTCCGGAAGAAATGTTCTGTAAAATATCCTGATCCTGCAGCTGGTAGCAAAG ATTCAAAGCCAATAGCCATGGATGATGGTGGATTACGCCAGGAACCCTTTCCGGTTTCTATTTTGGAAAGTTCTTGGTGTGATATAGCATATCACAGTCCAAACACCCTGGTTGCCGATGAGATGGCTGACAAGCTCGGCGAGCATCACAATCCCACTACTTCAAGCATGTCAGACTCGTCGAATGGCTCTGGCTCAATTTTGCGTGGCTCTCGGAAATTTGAGAATCGGAAACATTTGAAAGCCAAATCACCTTGTGTTGATAATGGATCAAAAATTGTTGTCAAAGCTGCCTACGGAGAAGATATCTTCCGTTTCAAGTTTGATCCTGCAGCTGGCTGTCTCCAGCTCTATGAAGAAGTTGCAACAAGATTCAAATTACAAATCGGATCTTTCCAGCTCAAGTATCTCGACGATGACGAGGAATGGGTGAGGATGGTAAATGACTCAGATTTGAAAGAATGCATGAAAATATTGGATGATCATGGCACCCGTGCTGTGAAATTTCTTGTTCTCGACATCCCTAGTGGTTTGAGCAGCCGTGGCAGTAACACTTGA